In one window of Lampris incognitus isolate fLamInc1 chromosome 3, fLamInc1.hap2, whole genome shotgun sequence DNA:
- the prrt4b gene encoding proline-rich transmembrane protein 4 has protein sequence MLVTTAKELKVSIRTSSPPPEATKTEAGSSSAGGDLGLPDAKTGPAEGQRTRMTTARATEDRVATESITSTTQSLRVNVPITEAPKEEDEDEEDEEEDKEGAERQTTPADVSTTSAKLLTASQFPTTGGPPTARRIPVHTEEWLSGPADGGVTLLPDCNKERSGICNFSETWESTTRSDVPLTQNATDANQSLNPFLTPAPAMLVPLYTDWNSAIATWGLAWEVHVYGVGCVFTVVTLASALNLLCLPLRCPSGCGYFALVSLFLLAAGCTRAFALLYDAYGHQDRLASAEASLLLYEAPFPCLTSAFGLVFLLLSMRSRMQLSYSAFQRPCFLACLLVLHFAAAFGPLAFVKFYQRKAPLCLFLSLVSRGAFVALATFLSAAYFVFYIYVRADSKHIYHLNNTSPTPAERYNRCPFAESRDWDRAAVTVCLSALFSLACAGLQLYAMLNAMGIAGGEEVFRPWPWWAFQFSCRVCELGVCLTLALVVAQPVYCSDHLPAAGSCWTELLAAKSPMLPGSYQWTLSQQEKLAIVDTVGLRETESLPLYTLMDERLGSSLNGLDLLYHSNRALAYRDLDIDLDLPGSGLEKPDGCGGAISGGSSYTSDSTADLRPPSPINLRRSIDEALLSEALFPMSLFSTLRPVRCSDLSISSHSALPNGGQALSDPLSADPGLYRTSSCVEMASEPQPHFVPPQPQGDTIQGAPPSPAPTSSSSSCSSPEHWRDSSSSCSLYRPSVGGSSLVLCPSPESHANPFPKEEASSCHVAPADPQRQYHTLGSASQESLDLEVSSKTDQSVQDEFISVCRQIDALSICSETIDL, from the exons AGGCGCcgaaggaggaggacgaggacgaggaggacgaggaggaggataaGGAAGGTGCGGAAAGACAAACGACTCCAGCGGACGTTTCCACGACCTCGGCCAAGCTGTTGACGGCGTCCCAGTTTCCGACTACAG GTGGTCCGCCGACCGCTCGGCGTATTCCCGTACACACCGAGGAGTGGCTGTCCGGCCCGGCGGACGGCGGCGTCACCCTTCTCCCGGACTGCAATAAAGAGCGCTCGGGTATCTGCAACTTCTCGGAGACCTGGGAGTCCACGACCCGCTCGGACGTCCCTCTGACTCAAAACGCCACCGACGCCAACCAATCACTCAACCCCTTCCTGACCCCAGCTCCGGCCATGCTGGTGCCGCTGTACACCGACTGGAACAGCGCCATAGCCACCTGGGGCCTGGCCTGGGAGGTGCACGTGTACGGCGTCGGCTGCGTCTTCACCGTGGTGACCCTGGCGTCTGCGCTCAACCTGCTGTGTTTGCCGCTGCGCTGCCCGTCCGGATGCGGCTACTTCGCCCTGGTCAGCCTGTTCCTGCTGGCCGCAGGCTGCACGAGGGCTTTCGCTCTCCTCTACGACGCCTACGGCCACCAGGACCGCCTGGCCTCCGCAGAGGCCTCGCTGCTGCTGTATGAGGCGCCGTTCCCCTGTCTGACGTCAGCCTTCGGCCTCGTTTTCCTCCTGCTCTCCATGCGCTCCCGAATGCAGCTCTCCTACTCGGCGTTCCAGCGGCCGTGCTTCCTGGCTTGTTTGCTTGTCCTGCACTTCGCGGCTGCCTTCGGCCCACTCGCCTTCGTGAAGTTCTACCAGCGAAAGGCCCCCCTttgcctcttcctctccctcgtcTCCCGCGGCGCGTTCGTGGCCCTGGCCACCTTTCTGTCCGCGGCCTACTTCGTCTTCTACATCTACGTGCGTGCGGACTCGAAGCACATCTACCACCTGAACAACACGTCTCCGACGCCCGCCGAGCGGTACAACCGCTGCCCCTTTGCGGAGAGCCGGGACTGGGACCGCGCCGCTGTGACCGTCTGTCTCTCTGCACTGTTCTCTCTAGCCTGCGCCGGACTGCAGTTGTATGCAATGCTCAACGCCATGGGGATCGCGGGGGGAGAGGAGGTCTTCCGCCCCTGGCCGTGGTGGGCGTTCCAGTTCAGCTGCAGAGTATGCGAGCTTGGGGTTTGCCTCACCTTGGCCTTGGTGGTTGCGCAACCCGTCTACTGCTCGGACCATCTCCCAGCTGCTGGGAGCTGCTGGACCGAACTCTTGGCAGCCAAGTCCCCCATGCTGCCCGGGAGCTACCAGTGGACGCTCAGCCAGCAGGAGAAGCTCGCCATTGTGGACACGGTCGGACTCAGAGAGACCGAGAGCCTTCCCCTCTACACTCTGATGGATGAGAGACTTGGTAGTAGTCTGAATGGCCTGGACCTCCTCTACCACAGCAACAGGGCCTTAGCCTACAGAGATCTGGACATCGATTTGGACCTCCCTGGTTCAGGTTTGGAAAAACCTGATGGGTGTGGCGGAGCAATATCTGGTGGATCCTCTTACACTAGCGACTCGACCGCGGACCTGCGGCCACCTTCACCCATTAACCTACGCCGCAGTATAGACGAGGCGCTCCTCAGCGAGGCCCTCTTCCCGATGAGTCTTTTCAGCACATTGAGGCCGGTTCGTTGCAGCGATCTATCCATAAGCAGTCACAGTGCGCTTCCCAACGGCGGCCAGGCTCTCAGCGATCCACTCTCAGCTGACCCCGGCCTATATCGGACCTCATCCTGCGTGGAGATGGCCTCCGAACCCCAACCCCACTTTGTCCCCCCTCAGCCTCAAGGGGACACCATTCAGGGTGCCCCACCATCACCTGCCCCGACCTCATCCTCTTCCAGCTGTTCGTCCCCCGAACATTGGAGAGATAGCTCTTCCTCCTGCTCACTGTACAGACCCTCAGTTGGGGGGTCATCGCTGGTGCTGTGCCCCAGCCCAGAGAGCCACGCTAACCCATTTCCAAAAGAGGAGGCCTCATCCTGCCACGTGGCACCTGCAGACCCGCAAAGACAATATCACACACTGGGGTCAGCGTCGCAAGAGAGCTTGGACCTGGAGGTGTCGTCTAAGACAGATCAGTCGGTGCAGGACGAGTTCATCAGTGTTTGCAGACAAATCGATGCTTTGAGTATCTGTAGTGAAACGATTGATTTGTAA